The proteins below are encoded in one region of Salvelinus namaycush isolate Seneca chromosome 32, SaNama_1.0, whole genome shotgun sequence:
- the LOC120027135 gene encoding phosphatase and actin regulator 4A-like isoform X4 gives MFKPWKWRKKKSSETFLETSIVLERKISVRRPRQELIDRGVLKELPENESNDVNHSKVPGVKNGQPVSMDVDRVSESGVRGSRGEPGPGLNPTWLPQGVDPRRGTVPSDDPRSRSRVPSDASRSNRAPLDVDSHARLSAIDLERRSRLPSDVSGERRKGGSLPRGPAPEDGKHRREGKEDKREERRDGKEERKGERRDGKEERRADGKGERRDPCDERERKEQREERDREGGERRDDKDNKEKRDRRDDRERREDRERRDRDNREEDKEKRDGKGEKDDRREGKEKRDEKRDDRERRDDWEIKDDKRIDCERRDARDRRDDGEEKDRRRSPRAGKPETILRPVEGSRPVVRPHSEMELRPSLQKTSSEDLRTRVRPASETYCGSTLPRYIPSEETKRGETRGRAESTGVRFAPGPTPDSDSAFNSSSSRRAQPPTKQAMLPPKGQPTTTSSTEPGRTSTPPSSSSSSTSSTSSAIAVAKPPRTVSLVISDDPPPPPSPVPPARFSHVPPSFTPGESATPPPVPPHAKQPPVPPPKLTNRNSNPALLAELSQAGSGVIVFPAPTRRSPPTPPKRMTPVTKHLSDDLSPEAEASFPSSSAPVPVPIPTVSVPPSTDQDDNQDTLKAVGFQLPTSDPAPQPLSHIPMSTPSSHPHLPLPNPVSVPLPIHQKDPPSPTTEPPSHPPASVPAIPLHILIQRALCSPSPAQANSDGSQRAHSMLFESPPEFLTEAGGRRSLPVTIELLRLPEDDDFNMEEELEKLHPRRMLPSQPPRQPELESRNRRGLIGEPRVSVIPEGRGPGDSSEEDEDEETDSDGPILYRDDDEDEDEDPPSALASRVTRKDTLALKLERQQEREEQEGGEGQDGVGWQSREQWEALRNKIGTTLNRRLSQRPTAEELEQRNILPARNEADIRAERSEIKRRLTRKLSQRPTIAELQARKILRFHEYVECTTTQDYDRRADKPWTKLTPSDKAAIRKELNEFKSSEMEVHEESRIYTRFHRP, from the exons ATGTTCAAGCCCTGGaagtggaggaagaagaagagcagTGAGACGTTTCTGGAAACCTCAATAG TGTTGGAGAGGAAGATCTCGGTAAGGAGACCTCGTCAGGAGCTAATCGACAGGGGAGTGCTGAAAGAACTTCCAGAGAATG AGAGCAACGATGTGAACCACTCCAAAGTTCCGGGGGTGAAGAATGGCCAGCCAGTATCCATGGACGTTGACCGGGTCTCAGAGTCAGGGGTCAGGGGGTCGCggggggagccaggcccagggcTCAACCCCACTTGGCTGCCCCAGGGAGTGGACCCCCGGCGGGGCACTGTCCCTTCAGATGACCCCCGGAGCAGGAGCAGGGTGCCCTCCGATGCCTCTCGCTCCAACCGAGCCCCACTGGACGTAGACTCGCACGCCAGGCTATCGGCCATAGATCTGGAGAGACGGAGCAGACTGCCCTCTGACGTGTCGGGggaaaggaggaaaggagggtCACTACCGAGAGGACCTGCTCCTGAGGATGGGAAGCAccggagagaggggaaagaggacaagcgagaggagaggagagatgggaaagaggagaggaaaggagagaggagagatgggaaagaggagaggagagcggatgggaaaggggagaggagagatccttgtgatgagagagaaagaaaggaacagagggaggagagagaccgGGAGGGAGGCGAACGGAGGGATGATAAAGACAacaaggaaaagagagacaggagagatgacagggagaggagagaagataggGAAAGGAGGGACAGAGATAATCGAGAGGAGGACAAGGAGAAGAGAGATGGGAAGGGAGAAAAAGATGAccggagagagggaaaagagaaaaGAGACGAGAAGAGAGATGATCGAGAGAGGAGGGATGACTGGGAAATAAAAGATGACAAGAGAATCGATTGTGAAAGGAGAGATGCTCGTGATCGCAGGGACGATGGTGAGGAGAAGGATAGGAGAAGGAGTCCTAGGGCTGGGAAACCAGAGACTATCTTGAGACCTGTAGAAGGGAGTCGTCCGGTGGTCAGACCCCACTCTGAGATGGAGCTGAGGCCCAGTCTCCAGAAGACCTCCTCAGAGGACCTCCGTACCAGGGTCCGCCCTGCCTCCGAGACTTACTGTGGAAGCACCTTGCCCAGGTACATACCATCTGAGGAGACCAAACGAGGGGAAACCCGCGGAAGAGCAG AGTCCACTGGTGTCCGCTTCGCTCCTGGCCCCACCCCAGACTCTGACTCCGCCTTTAACTCGTCCTCCTCCCGGAGAGCTCAGCCTCCTACCAAACAGGCCATGCTCCCTCCCAAGGGCCaacccaccaccacctcctccacggAGCCTGGCCGGACCTCCACcccaccttcctcctcctcctcctctacttcctccacctcctctgctATAGCGGTGGCCAAGCCACCCAGGACTGTTTCCCTGGTCATCAGTGatgaccctcctcctcctcccagcccCGTCCCCCCTGCACGGTTTAGCCATGTACCCCCATCCTTCACCCCGGGAGAGTCAGCCACCCCTCCCCCTGTACCCCCCCATGCCAAGCAGCCACCTGTACCCCCACCCAAACTCACCAACCGCAACAGCAACCCCGCTCTGCTTG CGGAGCTCTCTCAGGCTGGCAGTGGTGTCATCGTGTTTCCTGCCCCCACCAGGCGCTCTCCACCCACTCCGCCCAAGAGGATGACCCCCGTCACCAAGCACCTCTCCGACGACCTGTCCCCTGAGGCAGAGGCCTCCTTCCCCTCTAGTTCTGCCCCTGTTCCAGTCCCCATACCTACTGTCTCTGTACCCCCCAGCACTGACCAAGATGACAATCAGGACACCCTTAAGGCAGTAGGCTTCCAACTACCCACCTCTGACCCTGCACCACAACCTCTGTCCCATATACCCATGTCCACTCCTAGCTCCCACCCCCACCTACCTCTCCCCAACCCTGTCTCCGTCCCTCTCCCTATCCATCAGAAGGATCCTCCCAGCCCCACCACAGAGCCACCCAGCCACCCCCCAGCCTCAGTCCCAGCCATCCCTCTGCACATCCTGATCCAGCGGGCCCTGTGCTCCCCCAGCCCGGCCCAGGCTAACTCAGACGGATCCCAGAGAGCCCACTCCATGCTGTTTGAGTCCCCTCCAGAGTTCCTCACTGAGGCTGGAGGCCGACGCTCTCTACCCGTCACCATAGAACTGCTCAGACT ACCTGAGGATGATGACTTcaacatggaggaggagttggagaagCTTCACCCCAGGCGGATGCTGCCCTCCCAGCCCCCCAGGCAGCCTGAGCTGGAGTCCAGGAACAGAAGGGGTCTGATAGGGGAACCCAGGGTCAGTGTGATTCCAGAGGGCCGGGGGCCCGGAGACAGCAGTGAGGAGGATGAAGATGAGGAGACGGACTCTGACGGACCCATCCTCTACAGAGATGACGATGAAGACGAGGACGAAGATCCACCAA GTGCCTTGGCGAGCCGTGTGACGAGGAAGGACACCCTGGCCCTGAAGCTggagagacagcaggagagagaggagcaggagggaggagaaggacagGACGGAGTCGGCtggcagagcagagagcagtGGGAGGCACTCAGGAACAAGATCGGTACTACGCTCAACAG GAGGTTGAGTCAGAGACCCACAGCAGAGGAGTTGGAGCAGAGAAACATCCTTCCAG CCAGGAACGAAGCTGATATCAGGGCAGAGAGGAGCGAGATCAAACGCAGACTAACCAGAAAG CTGTCCCAGAGGCCCACCATAGCAGAGCTTCAGGCCAGGAAGATCCTGCGTTTCCATGAGTATGTAGAGTGTACCACAACTCAAGATTACGACCGACGTGCAGACAAACCCTGGACCAAGCTCACTCCCTCTGATAAG GCTGCCATCCGCAAGGAACTTAATGAGTTCAAGAGCTCTGAGATGGAGGTTCATGAAGAGAGCAGGATCTATACCAG